In Polyangiaceae bacterium, a genomic segment contains:
- a CDS encoding mechanosensitive ion channel has product MSWAELLKKVKGVLDIELVKLSDAKITLGTVIIVVGILVLTHVVSKLIQAGIKRALHKRGIETGGGLATANRLTHYAIMVIGVGVALQTAGIKIGALFAAGAVFAVGFGFAMQNIAQNFVSGVILLIERSIHAEDIVELNDEPARIIYMGIRSTLVETLDGESLIVPNSTLVQATVKNYTLRDSHFRVRIGVGVSYSSDMKLVRKVLEEVVEALSEERKGQVFMTDFGSSSVDWEVAVWTGNPWRFRMKQSEVREAIWEAFAAQGIVISFPQVDVHFDPPVAEGLARLGKKAA; this is encoded by the coding sequence GTGAGCTGGGCGGAGCTGCTGAAGAAGGTCAAGGGGGTGCTGGACATCGAGCTGGTGAAGCTCAGTGACGCCAAGATCACCCTGGGTACCGTGATCATCGTGGTCGGTATCCTGGTGCTGACCCACGTCGTATCGAAGCTCATCCAGGCCGGGATCAAGCGGGCCCTGCACAAGCGTGGCATCGAGACCGGTGGCGGTCTGGCCACGGCGAACCGCCTCACTCACTACGCGATCATGGTGATCGGCGTTGGCGTCGCGCTACAAACCGCGGGGATCAAGATTGGCGCCCTGTTCGCAGCGGGCGCTGTATTCGCGGTTGGCTTCGGTTTTGCGATGCAGAACATCGCGCAGAACTTCGTGAGCGGCGTGATCCTGCTGATCGAACGCTCGATCCACGCGGAAGACATCGTCGAGCTAAACGATGAACCCGCCCGCATCATCTACATGGGGATCCGCTCCACGCTGGTCGAGACCCTGGATGGCGAGAGCCTGATCGTCCCGAACTCCACGTTGGTGCAGGCAACGGTGAAGAACTACACGCTGCGCGACTCGCATTTTCGTGTGCGCATCGGAGTTGGAGTCTCCTACTCCAGCGACATGAAGCTCGTGCGCAAGGTGCTCGAAGAGGTCGTCGAGGCGCTGAGCGAAGAACGCAAAGGGCAAGTCTTCATGACCGACTTCGGTAGCTCCAGCGTGGACTGGGAGGTCGCAGTGTGGACCGGCAACCCCTGGCGTTTCCGCATGAAACAGTCCGAGGTGCGCGAGGCCATTTGGGAGGCGTTCGCCGCCCAGGGGATCGTGATCTCCTTCCCTCAAGTCGATGTGCATTTCGATCCGCCAGTCGCCGAAGGCTTGGCGCGCTTGGGAAAAAAGGCGGCCTGA